One genomic segment of Sminthopsis crassicaudata isolate SCR6 chromosome 2, ASM4859323v1, whole genome shotgun sequence includes these proteins:
- the SPRN gene encoding shadow of prion protein has product MNWATIMCWTLLLLAAFFCENVTSKGGRGGARGAARGRGRSSSSSSRMRMKSAPRYSSSGSAFRVAAAASAGAAAGAAAGAIAGVAGRRISGEVGMNNGLETEVYYGNQTREGVYSYRWTSGTDRWGMEPNLSLCLTLGFFQLFPL; this is encoded by the coding sequence ATGAATTGGGCAACAATAATGTGCTGGACCCTTCTACTCCTGGCTGCTTTCTTTTGTGAGAATGTCACCAGCAAGGGAGGTCGCGGTGGAGCCCGAGGGGCAGCTCGTGGCAGGGGtcgaagcagcagcagcagcagccggaTGAGGATGAAGTCTGCCCCTCGCTACAGTTCCTCAGGCTCAGCGTTCCGGGTTGCAGCGGCTGCCTCAGCCGGAGCTGCGGCAGGGGCAGCTGCAGGAGCGATTGCTGGGGTTGCCGGGAGGAGAATATCCGGAGAGGTAGGCATGAACAACGGCTTGGAGACAGAAGTCTACTATGGCAACCAGACCAGGGAAGGAGTCTACAGCTACAGGTGGACATCAGGGACTGACCGTTGGGGCATGGAGCCCAATCTCAGCCTCTGCTTGACCCTGGGTTTCTTTCAGCTGTTTCCTCTTTAG